One Paroedura picta isolate Pp20150507F chromosome 3, Ppicta_v3.0, whole genome shotgun sequence genomic window carries:
- the LOC143831245 gene encoding olfactory receptor 1L4-like, translating into MAIQNNETCYCRFILQGLSSRPEHVHLFIPIFFFLFLMILLGNLLIFFIIHFHVRLYRTPMYFFLCHLSLADVGFSSSTVPKMLYNLLTRTKIISYTGCLTQMFFFLAFGNTESFLLSTMAYDRYVAICNPLRYTVLMNQRNCFLLASGCWLLGFLHSLLYTVMMSRLSYCGSQEIPHYFCDLHALIKLSSSDNSAIQMVTLTEGTVTMVGPFTVTILSYVLIFSKVLKIPSAAGKHKAFSTCGAHLTTVVLFFGTVIAVYVRPSSTYSGTKVRVMSVAYTAVTPMLNPFIYSLRNSEIQQALRKCFGVI; encoded by the coding sequence ATGGCTATTCAGAACAATGAAACTTGTTACTGCAGATTCATCCTACAAGGTCTCTCCAGCCGGCCAGAACACGTGCATCTCTTCATCCccatcttcttcttcctatttCTGATGATCCTTCTAGGCAACCTACTGATTTTCTTCATTATCCACTTCCATGTCCGCCTCTACAGgactcccatgtatttcttcctctgCCATCTTTCCTTGGCGGATGTGGGGTTTTCCTCCTCCACGGTTCCCAAGATGCTGTATAACCTCCTGACTCGTACCAAAATCATATCCTATACTGGGTGCCTGACTCAAATGTTCTTCTTCTTGGCCTTCGGAAACACGGAGAGTTTTCTCCTGTCCACTATGGCCTACGACCGATACGTGGCCATCTGTAACCCGTTGCGTTACACTGTTCTGATGAATCAGAGGAACTGTTTCCTCTTGGCTTCTGGCTGTTGGCTTTTGGGGTTTCTCCACTCCCTGCTCTACACTGTGATGATGTCTCGGCTCTCCTACTGTGGCTCCCAGGAGATCCCTCACTATTTCTGTGACCTCCATGCCTTAATTAAGCTCTCCAGCTCAGACAATTCAGCAATTCAGATGGTAACCCTCACTGAGGGGACAGTAACCATGGTGGGACCCTTCACGGTCACCATCCTCTCCTATGTCCTCATTTTCTCCAAGGTTCTCAAGATCCCGTCAGCAGCTGGGAAGCATAAAGCCTTTTCCACCTGCGGCGCCCACCTCACCACGGTGGTTCTGTTCTTCGGGACTGTGATTGCTGTCTATGTCCGCCCCTCCTCCACGTATTCCGGCACCAAGGTCCGGGTGATGTCTGTGGCCTACACAGCTGTGACTCCCATGCTCAACCCCTTCATCTACAGCCTGAGGAACAGCGAGATCCAGCAGGCTCTGAGAAAATGCTTCGGCGTCATCTGA
- the LOC143831442 gene encoding olfactory receptor 1L6-like, whose product MDIQSNETCCCGFILQGLSNNPEHEHIFIPVFFFIYLMVLLGNMLIALLIHSNVRLYQTPMYFFLSHLSLADFGFSSSALPKMLHNLVSHHKSISYGGCLSQMFFFLAFGNTESFLLSTMAYDRYVAICNPLRYAVLMNQRKCFLLASTCWLLGFLHSLLYTVMMSCLSFCGSREIPHYFCDFHALIKLSTSDTSAIQMTTLTEATAAMVGPFAVIILSYALIFDKVLKIPSTAGKRKAFSTCGAHLTTVVLFFGSVIAIYARPTSTYSGTKVRVISIAYTAVTPMLNPFIYSLRNSEIQQSLKKCLVIT is encoded by the coding sequence atGGATATTCAGAGCAATGAAACTTGTTGCTGCGGATTCATCCTACAAGGTCTCTCCAACAATCCTGAACATGAGCATATATTCATCCctgtcttcttcttcatatatctgATGGTTCTACTAGGCAACATGCTGATTGCCCTCCTTATCCACTCCAATGTCCGCCTCTACCAGacacccatgtatttcttcctcagCCATCTCTCATTGGCTGATTTTGGGTTTTCCTCCTCTGCTCTTCCCAAGATGCTGCATAACCTGGTGTCTCATCACAAAAGCATATCCTATGGTGGGTGCCTGTCTCAAATGTTCTTCTTCTTGGCCTTCGGAAACACTGAGAGTTTTCTCCTGTCCACTATGGCCTACGACCGATATGTGGCCATCTGTAACCCGTTGCGTTATGCTGTTCTGATGAATCAGAGGAAATGTTTCCTCTTGGCTTCCACCTGTTGGCTTTTGGGTTTTCTCCACTCCCTGCTCTACACTGTGATGATGTCTTGTCTTTCCTTCTGTGGCTCCCGGGAGATTCCTCACTATTTCTGTGACTTCCATGCCTTAATTAAGCTCTCCACCTCCGACACCTCAGCAATTCAGATGACAACCCTCACCGAGGCGACAGCGGCCATGGTGGGTCCCTTTGCTGTCATCATCCTCTCCTATGCCCTCATTTTCGACAAGGTTCTCAAGATCCCATCAACAGCTGGGAAGCGTAAAGCCTTTTCCACTTGCGGCGCCCACCTCACCACAGTGGTTCTGTTTTTCGGGTCTGTGATTGCTATATACGCCCGTCCCACTTCCACGTACTCTGGCACCAAGGTTCGGGTGATTTCTATAGCCTACACAGCTGTGACCCCCATGCTCAACCCCTTCATCTACAGCCTGAGGAACAGCGAGATCCAGCAGTCTCTCAAAAAGTGTCTCGTGATCACCTGA